Proteins from a single region of Rhizobium brockwellii:
- a CDS encoding restriction endonuclease produces MAKNGLGKDRGVIDPHGEIDFGTIDHEQFEELCYELVEAVGYRNLEWRRGGADSGRDIQGTRSVDTGLFTEFDESWFFECKHHSKGVRPELLASKFIHALAENPRHLVFFISSYPTTAAKRWIEGITQRSTFKIHVVDGKQLKEILRRHPAIVEKYFSSKLQSVATAARRSWHLRDLVPSVPTLVGFVEDEEFSKLKAIDRALIFLWTRRTFNDFEPEDVVWRPMVSEMAELKNTSIPIWRSCEKVSIFEQKFDMNGHSLVAAALKLTKGNASVIGNYCYESYDDVGVEVFVEQASLDFYVRYVGVGADQEFKQIIEWLLPREERSVL; encoded by the coding sequence ATGGCAAAAAATGGACTAGGCAAAGATCGGGGTGTCATAGATCCTCATGGAGAAATCGATTTCGGCACCATCGACCACGAACAATTTGAAGAACTGTGCTACGAGTTAGTTGAAGCGGTTGGCTATCGTAACCTGGAATGGAGGCGCGGCGGTGCCGATAGCGGCCGGGATATCCAAGGCACACGCTCAGTCGACACTGGTTTGTTCACTGAGTTTGATGAATCGTGGTTCTTCGAATGCAAGCATCACTCAAAGGGTGTCAGGCCAGAGCTGCTGGCCTCGAAGTTTATCCATGCCCTGGCCGAGAACCCCCGACATCTTGTCTTCTTCATCAGCTCATACCCGACGACGGCCGCAAAGCGTTGGATTGAGGGCATCACACAGAGATCCACTTTTAAAATTCATGTCGTTGATGGAAAACAACTTAAAGAGATACTTCGGCGCCATCCGGCCATAGTTGAAAAGTATTTTAGTAGTAAACTCCAATCCGTAGCGACGGCAGCGCGGCGGTCTTGGCACCTCCGTGATCTGGTGCCTTCGGTACCCACGCTAGTCGGATTTGTGGAGGACGAAGAGTTCTCAAAATTGAAGGCAATCGATAGGGCACTGATTTTTCTATGGACCAGGCGGACGTTTAATGACTTCGAACCCGAGGACGTCGTGTGGCGGCCAATGGTCTCAGAAATGGCGGAATTGAAAAACACTTCGATTCCAATATGGCGCTCATGCGAGAAGGTCAGTATCTTCGAGCAAAAATTTGACATGAATGGTCATTCCTTAGTCGCAGCTGCGTTGAAGCTGACTAAAGGCAATGCTTCCGTCATTGGAAACTACTGTTACGAAAGTTACGATGACGTTGGCGTCGAAGTGTTTGTTGAGCAGGCCAGCTTGGATTTCTACGTTCGATATGTTGGAGTAGGCGCCGACCAAGAATTCAAGCAGATAATTGAATGGCTTTTACCAAGAGAAGAGCGTTCTGTATTATAG
- a CDS encoding site-specific integrase, with protein MAKPKTPLNAVERRAEELNTIASVLPMERRDELAELLTDQDIETLRHLVNQGMGDNTLRALTSDLAYLEAWGLAATEKSLPWPAPGALLLKFVAHHLWDPQRRETDANHGMPADVDENLRSQGFLKSVGPHAPATVRRRLANWSTLTKWRGLDGAFASPALKSAIRLSVRAVPRTRGRKSAKAVTGDVLAKLLSTCATDSLRDLRDRAILMVAFASGGRRRSEVAGLRREQLTVEPPIPVENGTPLPSLAIHLGRTKTTSGEQDDVVYLTGRPVEALNAWMAAAKIESGSVFRAIGRWGTVSRRAIDPQSVNAILKQRAEMAGLEPGEFSAHGLRSGYLTEAANRGIPLPEAMEQSRHRSVQQASSYYNNATRRSGRAARML; from the coding sequence GTGGCCAAACCCAAGACACCACTGAACGCCGTCGAGCGCCGCGCTGAAGAACTCAACACCATCGCTTCCGTGCTCCCCATGGAGCGCCGCGACGAACTCGCTGAACTTCTCACTGACCAGGACATCGAGACGCTGCGCCATCTCGTCAACCAGGGCATGGGCGACAACACACTGCGCGCCCTCACCTCCGATCTCGCCTACCTCGAAGCCTGGGGGCTGGCGGCGACCGAAAAATCCCTGCCTTGGCCCGCGCCCGGAGCGCTCCTGCTGAAATTCGTCGCCCATCATCTCTGGGACCCGCAACGCCGCGAAACGGATGCCAATCACGGCATGCCGGCCGACGTCGACGAAAACCTCCGAAGCCAAGGGTTTCTGAAATCCGTCGGCCCGCACGCGCCAGCGACGGTGCGCCGGCGGCTGGCGAATTGGTCGACCCTGACCAAATGGCGCGGCCTTGATGGCGCCTTCGCCTCCCCTGCCCTGAAATCGGCCATCCGCCTTTCGGTTCGCGCCGTCCCCCGGACGCGGGGTCGCAAGAGCGCCAAGGCGGTCACCGGTGACGTCCTGGCAAAACTGCTGTCGACCTGCGCGACCGACAGCCTGCGCGATCTCCGTGACCGGGCAATCCTGATGGTAGCGTTTGCGTCCGGCGGCCGGAGGCGCAGCGAGGTCGCCGGGCTGCGCCGCGAGCAGCTGACCGTCGAGCCACCGATCCCAGTCGAAAACGGCACCCCCCTCCCCTCTCTCGCCATCCATCTCGGCCGCACGAAAACAACCTCCGGGGAACAGGACGATGTCGTCTATCTGACCGGCCGGCCGGTGGAGGCGCTAAATGCCTGGATGGCGGCAGCCAAGATCGAGAGCGGAAGCGTGTTTCGGGCGATCGGACGCTGGGGAACTGTATCGCGGCGGGCGATCGATCCGCAGTCGGTCAACGCGATCCTCAAGCAGCGGGCTGAGATGGCCGGGTTGGAGCCGGGGGAGTTTTCCGCTCATGGGCTAAGGTCGGGGTATCTGACAGAGGCCGCCAACCGTGGGATTCCACTGCCGGAAGCCATGGAGCAATCTCGTCATCGCTCTGTTCAACAAGCATCCAGCTATTATAACAATGCCACGCGGCGGAGCGGTCGCGCGGCACGGATGCTTTAG